Proteins encoded in a region of the Shewanella polaris genome:
- a CDS encoding MotA/TolQ/ExbB proton channel family protein: MKAIFIILFLCASTLMNMQNAIALEKDKVTQQSDKYKIIDQAVNTHANNLNQQNQQWRARLKQEISEVKNNQQNLDKRLDDKKQKLAVINQKLATLSKQKNTLTDDYQSIVDDMKLVQGAYQKTIRSLSQQWQLSPTQLIEPQRRQSLEKAQSHPGFPDMARLNALITYAVDDMKMTAKVSKSHTAISFEDGHVSEENLSIIGGLMAVSESKKPQLIMFTDKLPTAITPNNSTISNNINQWLTNQTQLLPLDLSQGRMLPSLADKQTFIDWVKKGGEVLWPILILALIGVIIALWRAIVLFRWRPLAHLIDEDNLASTDLTLIKQQLLKASRIPAALVLANSMVINSSVESMDLRLKQLMLKQMSKFERGLGFIALLAAMAPMLGLLGTVSGMIETFQSLTEFGNSDPKLLSQGISKALITTQAGLLVALPLLLLHYPLKRRAQALSLNMEQQAALLLALYIESGDKHDNQ; the protein is encoded by the coding sequence ATGAAAGCAATATTTATCATTTTATTCCTATGTGCATCAACGTTAATGAATATGCAAAATGCTATTGCTTTGGAAAAAGATAAAGTCACACAACAGAGTGACAAGTACAAAATAATTGATCAAGCAGTAAACACCCATGCAAACAATCTCAACCAACAAAACCAACAGTGGCGCGCTCGCCTGAAACAAGAAATATCTGAAGTAAAAAATAATCAACAAAACTTAGATAAGCGCTTGGATGATAAAAAACAAAAGCTTGCTGTTATTAATCAAAAACTAGCAACGTTAAGCAAACAAAAAAATACATTAACCGATGATTATCAAAGCATTGTTGATGATATGAAACTAGTCCAAGGTGCATACCAAAAAACAATACGCAGCTTATCGCAACAATGGCAACTAAGTCCGACCCAGCTAATTGAGCCGCAAAGACGTCAATCACTGGAAAAAGCGCAATCTCATCCTGGCTTTCCTGACATGGCCCGCTTAAATGCGTTAATAACCTATGCTGTTGACGATATGAAGATGACCGCTAAAGTATCAAAATCTCATACAGCTATTAGCTTTGAAGACGGCCACGTAAGTGAAGAAAACCTTAGCATTATTGGTGGATTAATGGCAGTTAGTGAAAGCAAGAAGCCACAATTAATTATGTTTACCGATAAATTACCAACGGCAATTACCCCCAATAATTCGACAATCAGTAACAACATCAACCAGTGGTTAACTAATCAAACTCAATTACTGCCGCTTGATTTAAGCCAAGGGCGGATGCTGCCAAGTTTGGCTGATAAACAAACCTTTATTGATTGGGTAAAAAAAGGAGGAGAAGTGCTCTGGCCTATCCTTATTTTAGCCTTGATCGGTGTAATCATTGCCCTATGGCGAGCAATTGTGTTGTTTAGGTGGCGACCGTTAGCCCATTTAATCGACGAAGATAACCTAGCAAGTACTGACTTAACTTTGATTAAACAGCAATTGTTAAAGGCTTCCCGTATACCTGCTGCATTGGTATTAGCAAACTCAATGGTAATCAATTCAAGTGTTGAATCTATGGACCTCAGACTTAAACAACTTATGCTAAAGCAAATGTCCAAGTTTGAACGAGGTTTAGGTTTTATAGCATTACTGGCTGCGATGGCGCCTATGTTAGGCCTGCTAGGTACGGTATCGGGGATGATTGAAACCTTCCAGTCGCTCACCGAATTTGGTAACAGCGATCCTAAATTATTATCACAAGGTATCAGTAAAGCATTAATAACCACTCAAGCAGGCTTACTGGTTGCACTACCGTTACTATTACTTCATTACCCATTGAAACGCCGTGCACAAGCTCTTAGCTTGAATATGGAACAACAAGCGGCTTTGTTGCTAGCACTGTATATTGAATCTGGTGATAAACATGACAATCAATAA
- a CDS encoding DUF3450 family protein: MMTSRIKLNGLLTCCLLLTSNIVTANDNKQVNEKPVVNNLAEQWTDKIKQPIQQSVQLGQEAADWQQQKMHSLSQQQQSLGELYWTEYQLQKKQKNLQSLQMEINQLQQDIDTINVLKQQLEPQLEVWYAMLEQQVFSDLPFDFDERKRRLAFLRSAMDKSELPLAERFRRLLDVVSIEVAYGYGQQVNQDVIVIDEKPMQVNLLRLGRLAWFYMTPDEQQFGWFDRQTRQWNTIPLNEQGDLRLAMAITMNKQIAEIVNIPLGVQR; this comes from the coding sequence ATGATGACAAGTCGAATCAAATTAAATGGCTTATTAACTTGTTGTTTGTTGTTAACTAGCAACATAGTAACTGCGAACGACAATAAACAGGTTAACGAAAAACCTGTCGTTAATAATTTAGCCGAACAATGGACTGATAAAATAAAACAACCCATTCAGCAATCAGTTCAATTAGGGCAAGAAGCAGCTGATTGGCAACAACAGAAAATGCATTCTTTATCTCAACAGCAGCAAAGTTTAGGCGAATTATATTGGACAGAATACCAATTACAGAAAAAACAAAAAAATTTACAGTCACTACAAATGGAAATAAATCAGTTACAACAAGACATTGATACGATTAATGTTCTAAAGCAACAACTTGAACCCCAACTTGAGGTTTGGTATGCCATGTTAGAACAACAAGTGTTCTCTGATTTACCGTTTGACTTTGATGAGCGTAAACGACGTTTAGCGTTTTTACGTAGTGCGATGGATAAAAGTGAATTGCCATTGGCTGAACGCTTTAGACGTTTATTGGATGTGGTAAGCATTGAAGTTGCCTACGGATATGGTCAGCAAGTAAACCAAGATGTGATCGTAATCGATGAAAAACCAATGCAAGTTAATTTACTACGTTTAGGTCGCCTAGCTTGGTTTTACATGACACCAGATGAACAACAATTTGGTTGGTTTGATCGTCAAACTCGCCAATGGAATACCATACCACTCAATGAACAAGGCGATTTAAGGTTGGCAATGGCGATTACAATGAATAAGCAAATTGCCGAAATCGTCAATATACCATTAGGAGTGCAAAGATAA
- a CDS encoding MotA/TolQ/ExbB proton channel family protein produces MTINNIIYSISQFEHSILAFIDMGGLVMWPLFACCLWMLWLASQIIFKSYDLSYIRTTTQTCPDWLNHRLDSIALRKAYQQQYFDLQGVKLLSMVAPLLGLLGTVSGMIAMFTAGADYGFHDPAVISAGISMAMVTTQTGLFIGLSGALLAFFWQRKLNKIQRIDLVRGYHAE; encoded by the coding sequence ATGACAATCAATAATATTATTTATTCCATTAGTCAGTTTGAACATTCTATCCTCGCGTTTATAGACATGGGCGGATTAGTAATGTGGCCACTTTTTGCCTGTTGCTTATGGATGTTATGGTTGGCAAGCCAGATCATATTTAAGTCATATGATTTATCTTATATCCGCACGACAACGCAAACTTGTCCAGACTGGCTTAATCATAGACTGGATTCAATTGCATTAAGAAAAGCGTATCAACAACAATACTTTGATCTTCAAGGCGTAAAACTTTTATCCATGGTCGCACCGCTTTTAGGGTTACTCGGTACCGTTAGCGGAATGATAGCCATGTTTACTGCTGGTGCAGACTACGGTTTTCATGACCCTGCGGTGATTTCTGCGGGAATATCCATGGCAATGGTCACCACTCAAACAGGACTTTTTATTGGGTTAAGTGGAGCGTTATTAGCATTTTTCTGGCAAAGAAAATTGAATAAAATTCAAAGGATTGATCTTGTAAGAGGCTACCATGCTGAGTGA
- a CDS encoding ABC transporter substrate-binding protein, whose product MPNILFSIVAILLCGLSSVSAAPIHLIDQQGREVVLQKPAERIVSTFTPANLFSLSLGLADKLVGIGGMTKNSPFINKQLGNRELSVVGSRSAGTSLETIIALNPDLVLVFGKKDGYRLADRLTSLGIACLIIQPETFSEAQQVLDLLAKATGTQDKAAQIAAENKRLENIINTGLTALTKEQRLRAYYVNSSDLYRTASEKMFQHQLMTIAGVDNVAKNIPGFYPKVNVEQLLIWQPQILVRESNDSSKVDEQLAQSLVSPLSKLPQIMLPKGSFWDMPSPMAMAGALYIAVNAYPEQFKNVDVNAEIARFYQVAFGDECLSPLQSMSTCL is encoded by the coding sequence ATGCCTAACATACTATTCAGTATTGTAGCCATTCTACTTTGTGGTCTTTCAAGTGTATCGGCAGCGCCGATACACTTGATTGATCAACAAGGCCGAGAAGTGGTATTACAAAAGCCCGCTGAGCGAATAGTCTCAACCTTTACCCCAGCTAATTTATTTTCCTTAAGTTTAGGACTTGCAGATAAATTAGTAGGAATTGGTGGCATGACTAAAAACTCACCGTTTATCAATAAGCAACTAGGCAATCGTGAACTTTCGGTTGTTGGTAGTCGTTCAGCTGGCACCAGTTTAGAAACCATCATTGCGTTAAATCCAGACTTAGTTTTAGTCTTTGGCAAAAAAGACGGTTATCGATTAGCAGACCGATTAACCTCATTAGGTATCGCCTGTTTAATCATCCAACCAGAAACGTTCTCAGAAGCTCAACAGGTGCTTGATTTGCTGGCCAAAGCAACAGGTACTCAAGATAAAGCTGCGCAAATTGCCGCTGAAAATAAAAGGTTAGAAAACATTATCAACACTGGACTTACTGCTTTAACTAAAGAGCAGCGCCTACGTGCGTATTATGTCAATAGCTCAGATTTATACCGCACCGCAAGTGAAAAAATGTTCCAACACCAATTAATGACTATAGCTGGTGTCGATAATGTCGCTAAAAATATTCCAGGGTTTTACCCTAAAGTGAATGTAGAACAGCTATTAATTTGGCAACCACAAATTTTAGTTAGGGAATCTAATGACTCTTCCAAGGTTGACGAGCAACTGGCTCAATCTTTAGTGTCCCCATTAAGCAAATTGCCACAAATAATGTTACCTAAAGGGAGCTTTTGGGATATGCCATCGCCAATGGCAATGGCTGGAGCACTTTACATTGCGGTAAATGCTTATCCAGAACAGTTTAAAAATGTTGATGTAAACGCAGAGATTGCTCGTTTCTATCAAGTTGCTTTTGGTGATGAATGCTTATCGCCTTTACAAAGTATGTCTACATGCTTGTAA
- a CDS encoding ATP-binding cassette domain-containing protein, with protein MLKASGISFAIGDKLLLDNVSFELKPGEFLAILGANGAGKTTLMNCLCGLTHPSNGCISLNQRPLSEMSRADIAMQMALVPQQQETAFAFTALEMVVMGRTPFISTFESPSDQDVIDAKNIMQLLDVEGLAKSDYNRLSGGERQLVLLARALFQSNRLLLLDEPTNHLDFRHRYQILTQVKRSCIEFNTAVIAILHDPNLAQLYADKVLLLEDGKVLNYGERDIVMTSQNISRLYGVAATSYQVADKEFFIPQNVLGQHPSKVLIITGESGSGKTTALTELIQQCHINHIPLAGILCPGVMKEGQRFSSDIIDIATNERCLFGHRTGVLDNKTNTRFSFTEQGMALGIKALTPKSIHKKSVCIIDEIGPMELNGQGFGHQIAPLLAMNQSRHIWVVRPNLVDQVCRHWSLNKPQIVNIKDTDVLNKLMRFVNNNEHYTKA; from the coding sequence ATGCTAAAAGCATCAGGTATTAGTTTCGCTATTGGAGATAAGCTTTTATTAGACAATGTCAGTTTTGAGCTCAAACCCGGTGAGTTTTTAGCCATTTTGGGCGCTAATGGTGCAGGTAAAACCACATTAATGAATTGTTTATGCGGGTTAACTCATCCAAGTAATGGCTGCATATCGTTAAATCAACGTCCATTAAGTGAAATGTCTCGTGCAGACATAGCCATGCAAATGGCACTGGTTCCTCAACAACAAGAAACTGCTTTTGCGTTTACCGCATTAGAAATGGTGGTGATGGGGCGAACACCATTTATTTCTACTTTTGAGTCGCCATCAGATCAAGATGTTATTGATGCAAAAAACATCATGCAATTATTAGATGTAGAAGGATTGGCTAAAAGTGATTACAACCGCCTGTCTGGTGGTGAGCGCCAGTTGGTTTTATTAGCAAGAGCATTATTCCAAAGTAATCGTTTATTGTTGCTTGACGAACCGACAAACCACCTTGATTTCCGCCATCGTTACCAAATTTTGACTCAAGTTAAGCGCAGTTGTATTGAATTTAACACTGCTGTTATTGCCATTTTACACGACCCAAATCTTGCCCAACTTTATGCAGATAAAGTGTTGCTGCTAGAAGATGGCAAGGTACTCAATTATGGCGAACGAGATATTGTCATGACGAGTCAAAATATTAGCCGCCTTTATGGCGTTGCCGCGACTAGCTATCAAGTTGCGGATAAAGAGTTTTTTATTCCACAAAATGTATTGGGTCAACATCCCAGCAAGGTTTTGATTATTACCGGTGAAAGTGGCAGTGGCAAAACAACGGCACTAACCGAATTGATTCAACAATGTCATATAAACCACATCCCTCTAGCAGGAATACTCTGCCCAGGAGTGATGAAAGAAGGACAAAGATTCAGCAGCGATATTATTGATATTGCAACCAATGAACGTTGCTTGTTCGGTCACCGTACAGGTGTGCTTGATAATAAAACCAACACTCGATTTTCTTTTACCGAGCAAGGGATGGCATTAGGGATAAAAGCATTAACACCAAAAAGTATCCACAAAAAATCGGTCTGTATCATAGATGAGATTGGTCCAATGGAACTAAATGGACAAGGATTCGGCCACCAAATAGCCCCATTATTAGCCATGAATCAAAGTCGACACATTTGGGTGGTTCGGCCTAATTTAGTCGATCAGGTTTGCCGACATTGGTCCTTAAATAAGCCTCAAATCGTCAATATTAAAGATACTGATGTACTGAACAAATTAATGCGATTTGTGAATAATAATGAGCACTATACCAAGGCCTAA
- a CDS encoding FecCD family ABC transporter permease, protein MLVSNKHKLRPIQWAVIAIIIVLIGLTAGRFSINPSDLVSAIKKLPSILSDLIMTGQISEELTQQERIILLIRFPRLLTALIVGAGLAVSGAVYQGVFRNPLVSPDILGVASGCMFGAAMGLIMPGSSWITVQVLAFVCGLSAACVAMFMAKKFGSNSILLMLMTGIIIGSIFGSGLTMLKALADPYGELPAIVFWLMGSLSASSWSTVAQLAIPVVLGYGLIHSLRYRLNVLCLGDQQSRSLGVEPEKLRLVLIVISSFIVASCVATVGQVAWIGLVVPHMVRTFTGANNMRVIPLSTAIGAIFLLLADSVARSSFTMEIPIGIVTSLVGAPLFAFLLFRFRQGGTY, encoded by the coding sequence ATGCTTGTAAGCAATAAACATAAACTACGCCCTATTCAATGGGCTGTTATTGCAATCATTATTGTATTGATTGGGTTAACTGCCGGCCGGTTTTCAATTAATCCTAGTGACTTAGTTAGCGCCATTAAGAAACTGCCATCTATATTGAGTGATTTAATCATGACAGGGCAAATTTCTGAAGAGTTAACCCAACAAGAACGCATCATTTTACTTATTCGCTTCCCACGATTACTCACCGCATTAATTGTAGGTGCCGGCCTTGCTGTTTCTGGAGCAGTCTACCAAGGAGTATTTCGTAATCCGTTAGTTTCGCCTGATATTCTAGGAGTCGCTTCTGGCTGTATGTTCGGTGCAGCAATGGGCCTTATTATGCCTGGCAGTAGTTGGATTACAGTTCAAGTACTCGCTTTTGTATGTGGGTTATCAGCCGCTTGTGTTGCTATGTTTATGGCCAAAAAGTTTGGCAGTAATAGCATATTGTTGATGTTAATGACCGGCATTATTATAGGTTCGATATTCGGTTCTGGTTTAACCATGCTAAAAGCACTGGCCGACCCCTACGGGGAATTACCGGCTATTGTCTTTTGGTTAATGGGATCCTTGTCTGCAAGTAGCTGGAGTACAGTCGCTCAACTGGCTATTCCTGTCGTGCTTGGCTATGGCCTAATTCACTCTTTACGTTATCGTTTGAATGTACTGTGTTTAGGTGATCAACAAAGCCGAAGTTTAGGCGTTGAACCTGAAAAACTACGTTTGGTATTGATTGTTATTAGTTCTTTCATCGTGGCATCTTGCGTTGCAACCGTTGGCCAAGTTGCATGGATTGGGTTAGTTGTTCCGCACATGGTTCGCACTTTTACTGGTGCTAATAATATGCGCGTAATCCCTCTGTCCACCGCTATTGGCGCTATTTTTCTACTGTTAGCCGACAGTGTAGCAAGATCAAGTTTCACCATGGAGATCCCCATTGGGATTGTAACCTCCTTAGTCGGCGCCCCTTTATTTGCTTTCTTACTATTCCGTTTTCGCCAAGGAGGGACTTACTAA